Proteins encoded by one window of Carassius auratus strain Wakin chromosome 24, ASM336829v1, whole genome shotgun sequence:
- the LOC113041993 gene encoding uncharacterized protein LOC113041993 — protein MSAHGSSLCPSDGHISLSDRQCRSARLMDMRSLLLISVLLALIRGGEGQKPTVSLRPKFPQVYAGDDITLICNIGGGSKPTTWIINNRPSQTHQDYLMLLTAVTPDNNGVYECDQGGTKSDPFTLTVLNLEPHAQLSSSVGGAVMTKGDGRNLVLQTDDDDLENWICYVLRGVSTFLIVPDINKDMKRAVIFAEFKEAERATFWCKKKQAFLRSNAVTLKKTELMVMLVPPAVPALKGEPVTLRCEVWGGPQLDKTVFYKDKTQIKSSPEDTYTITNATQSDNGMYSCHATYRFTHISTGAAMKDGDSDAQELKVIGGPPAAVISASTNSLKCSCPDCPASCTSYHWYHTPFNDPFTRKKRSENDESITVEKEGEYKCRRDCGNGFSRFSHVYSYTVTANVVPILVAALLIFIGLLIILLIALKRRRGGSAIQETKQDKDKTTTGDYEQIQLKDKAVYHTLGEGTSKDQAEGGYEPLQKTQEEGVYHTVGAVGPVEGQSEGQAQGGYEALKSIKVDVYHTVGPVEGQSEGQGQGQGQGGYEALKSVKAEVYQTLSSDDSKKPAGEAEGGYEQLPQKDKDYETVAVEDNPYEEVKKQMGKENE, from the exons ATGTCTGCACACGGCTCATCTCTCTGTCCATCAGATGGTCATATTTCTCTTTCTGACAGACAGTGCAGATCAGCTCGTCTGATGGACATGAGGTCTCTGCTGTTAATATCAG TGTTGTTGGCTCTCATAAGGGGCGGCGAGGGACAGAAACCAACAG tgtcTCTCCGGCCAAAGTTCCCTCAGGTGTATGCTGGAGATGACATCACTCTGATCTGTAACATTGGAGGAGGGAGTAAACCAACAACATGGATTATTAACAACAgaccatcacaaacacatcaGGATTATTTAATGCTTCTTACAGCAGTGACACCAGACAACAACGGGGTGTATGAATGTGATCAGGGAGGAACGAAGAGTGACCCGTTCACACTCACTGTACTGA atcTGGAGCCTCACGCTCAGCTCTCTTCATCTGTTGGAGGTGCTGTGATGACCAAAGGAGACGGAAGAAACCTGGTGCTGCAGACGGATGATGATGATCTGGAGAACTGGATTTGTTATGTGTTGAGGGGAGTGAGCACTTTCCTTATAGTTCCAGATATTAATAAGGACATGAAGAGAGCGGTTATATTTGCAGAATTTAAGGAGGCAGAAAGAGCCACTTTCTGGTGCAAGAAAAAGCAAGCATTTCTTCGAAGCAATGCAGTGACGCTGAAAAAGACAG AGCTCATGGTGATGTTGGTTCCTCCGGCCGTTCCTGCTCTGAAGGGGGAGCCTGTGACCCTCAGATGTGAAGTCTGGGGTGGACCACAGCTGGACAAGACTGTCTTCTATAAGGATAAAACACAAATCAAGAGCTCACCTGAAGACACATACACCATCACCAATGCCACACAAAGTGATAACGGCATGTACAGCTGCCACGCCACCTACAGGTTTACACACATCAGCACAGGAGCTGCAATGAAGGACGGAGATTCTGATGCTCAGGAGTTAAAAGTTATAG GTGGACCTCCTGCTGCAGTGATTTCAGCGTCTACTAACAGTCTGAAGTGTTCCTGTCCTGACTGTCCTGCCAGCTGCACATCCTACCACTGGTATCACACACCCTTTAATGACCCATTCACTCGCAAAAAACGATCTGAAAACGATGAGTCTATTACCGTAGAGAAAGAAGGAGAGTACAAATGCCGGAGGGACTGTGGGAACGGTTTCTCCCGTTTCAGCCATGTCTACAGCTACACAG TGACTGCAAACGTGGTGCCCATCTTGGTGGCAGCGCTTCTGATCTTTATCGGGCTGCTGATCATCTTGCTGATCGCGCTGAAACGCAGACGTGGAGGAAGCGCCATCCAGGAGACCAAACAGGATAAAGACAAGACGACAACTGGAGACTATGAGCAAATCCAACTCAAGGACAAGGCGGTTTACCACACCCTGGGCGAGGGCACGAGCAAGGACCAGGCCGAGGGGGGTTACGAACCCCTGCAAAAGACGCAGGAGGAGGGCGTGTACCATACAGTAGGAGCAGTAGGACCTGTAGAGGGTCAGAGTGAAGGTCAAGCTCAAGGTGGGTACGAGGCTCTTAAGAGCATCAAAGTGGATGTGTACCACACAGTAGGACCAGTAGAGGGTCAGAGTGaaggtcaaggtcaaggtcaaggtcaaggtGGGTACGAGGCTCTTAAGAGCGTCAAAGCTGAAGTGTACCAAACACTGAGTTCAGACGACTCAAAGAAGCCGGCAGGAGAAGCAGAGGGAGGATACGAGCAGCTTCCTCAGAAAGACAAAGATTACGAGACCGTGGCAGTGGAGGACAATCCATATGAAGAAGTGAAGAAACAGATGGGCAAAGAGAACGAATGA